The following coding sequences lie in one Mesorhizobium sp. NZP2298 genomic window:
- a CDS encoding AraC family transcriptional regulator — protein sequence MDPLSDIIALLQPSTAISKPIKGRGRWGVRYAAYDAPGFTIIVEGACWIAFAGQDPVKFEKGDFLLVPSTPAFSLSSHPGIDCELRTPMDVAIQHGEQDGDPDFVALGGTFRIEPVNAALLLALLPSVIQVPGSQGRSSRLGRVVSLIMEECENEDPGKEMVLQRLLEVLLVEALRWRGIGSGAAGLLGGMRDPALARVLRAMHEDVRAGWTVAELARIAGLSRSAFAARFVDALGCGPIEYLARWRMALAKDALIRGSKTLDKIAGEIGYESASAFSTAFRKRLGCSPGKFARDGGVRLTA from the coding sequence ATGGATCCCCTCAGTGACATCATTGCCCTTTTGCAACCCAGCACGGCGATTTCCAAGCCCATCAAGGGGCGTGGCCGATGGGGCGTGCGTTACGCCGCTTATGATGCGCCTGGTTTTACAATAATCGTGGAGGGCGCGTGCTGGATCGCGTTTGCGGGTCAGGATCCAGTCAAGTTCGAGAAGGGAGACTTCCTCCTGGTGCCTTCCACGCCGGCCTTCTCGCTCAGCAGCCATCCAGGCATCGACTGTGAGCTCCGGACGCCAATGGACGTTGCCATCCAGCATGGCGAGCAAGATGGAGACCCGGATTTTGTCGCGCTCGGCGGGACGTTTCGAATCGAGCCGGTCAACGCCGCGCTCCTGCTCGCGCTCCTTCCGAGCGTCATCCAGGTGCCCGGATCGCAGGGCCGTTCCTCCAGGCTTGGCAGGGTCGTCAGCCTCATCATGGAGGAGTGCGAGAACGAAGATCCGGGCAAGGAGATGGTCTTGCAGCGATTGCTCGAGGTTCTGCTCGTCGAAGCGTTGCGATGGCGTGGCATCGGTTCCGGCGCGGCCGGCCTGCTCGGCGGGATGCGGGATCCGGCGCTGGCGCGCGTGCTCCGCGCCATGCACGAGGATGTCCGGGCGGGCTGGACGGTCGCGGAACTTGCCAGGATCGCGGGACTCTCTCGGTCGGCCTTCGCGGCTCGCTTCGTGGACGCGCTCGGTTGCGGCCCGATCGAGTACCTGGCCCGCTGGCGCATGGCGCTGGCGAAGGATGCTCTCATTCGAGGCTCGAAAACCCTGGACAAAATAGCCGGTGAGATCGGCTACGAGTCCGCCAGCGCCTTCAGCACTGCTTTCAGGAAACGGCTTGGTTGTTCGCCGGGAAAGTTCGCCCGCGACGGTGGTGTCCGCTTGACCGCGTAA